tcttGATTGtctattatcaattttcttttgtttattaaattgttcaatctttttcttatattgttgttttgataaaataCTACCATCCTCTTGAATatactttttattaattataaatgatttttcattattatctgGATCTTCAACTGTAACTAAATTActttcatcaccatcatgaTAACTTAAAATAACTCTTTTCTTTGGttgttctttattttcatcatcatgtAATATACTAtaaactctttttttataatttttaattgatgattgtgttggtggtggtggtatttctttttctaaatcttcattattattattactattactattattactatttgatatttctattttattttcttccaTCTATAATAAACtttgtttcaaaaaaaaatattaaaaaaaaaaaattaaaaaaattaaaaagcgAAAACtcgaaaataaaaaataaaaaatgaaaataaaaaaaaaaatttttccatacttttactttttatttttttattattttttttttttttttttatacaattaaagctaaaataaaaataactatttatttattattttaaaatcattgacAAGAaagattaaattaatttaataaaaatatatgttttttgaactaaaataaaacaaaaataaaataaaataaaatcttttacAACTTTCTCAGAATTTTGTTAACAActcaaatttttaatttttttttttttatttttttttttttttattttttttttttaatttttttttttttttttttcttttttgttaaaaaatatattggaTAAcacataaaataaatatttatatatatatatatattatttagaaAATGCAATCTTTTATGACCGGTGCACCaggtaaataatatttataataataaataaaaagaatttaatttaattattattatttttttttttttttattaacaaaaactaaattaattttatttatttttatttattattaatattatttaggTCATCATatacaatcaattaaaaaatcaacatcaactaGACTTGTATATgtagttttctttttattagtATCAATTGTAGCATATATACTTAGTTATTGGACTTTTTCAtggtttaataatttagatgGTAAataagtaattttttttaaaaaaaaaaaaaaaattttattatttaaaataactaacaaaaaaaaaaaaaaaaaaaaaaaaaaaaaaaaaaaaaaaaaaaaaaaaaaaaaaaaaaatttatataaatatttttagtattaaaaatttgtaGTAAAGGTGATAATGAATGTAAAGGAGCATTAGTAGTTTATAGACTTACATTTGGATTAGCATTATATCATATTTTATTAGGATTAGTAATGATAAATGTAAAGAGTGCAGGTGATTCAAGAGCAAAACTTCAAGATGGTTATTGGCCTTTAAAAATCCTATTATTAggtgttttaatatttgtatcATTTTTCAtaccaaattcattttttagaGTATACACTTGGATATCGATTTTCAGTGCAGcaatattcattttcattcaaTTGGTATTATTGATAGAATGTGCCTACTCTTTGAACGAGAGTTGTGTTAGAAAGATTGAAGATGAGGGACACAGTGGAAAGAAATGGTATGTATTGTTGTGTGTACTTAGTTTTGGAAGTATTGCACTTGCAGTCGCCGGTACAGTATTGATGTTGGTATTCTATGGTAGAGGCAGTTGTTCGATCAATCAATTCTACATTGTTTTCAATTTGGGTATTTGTTTAATCGTTGGTGTACTTTCAATTAGTGAAAAAGTTAGAGAATATAGACCATCAAGTGGTTTATTCCAAAGTGGTGTGGTTATGTTGTATTGTACCTATTTGATTTATTCAGCAATCAATAGTGAACCACCAGGAACTtgttcatcaaataatacctCATCACCAAAAGAGTCAACTATTATCATTGGTGCTGTATTTACAATCATTTCAGTTTGTTACTCTGCATTTAGATCAAGTGATTCAACAGAACTATTGGGAAATCATAATCATTATTCAAGTATTCCAACCGATCCAAATGCTGAAACAACTGGTGTTGCTGATGATGAATGTGAATGTACTGCTTATAATTATTCTTTCTTTCATTTCACTTTTGCATGTGGTGCAATGTATCTATCTGCTCTCTTAACAAATTGGGCAACTATGACAAGTACCGATATCACCTCCTCTTCCACTTCCTCTTCAAATTCTACAATTAGTGTTGATTCTGGTATGGTTTCTGTTTGGGTTAAAGTTGTTAGTTCTTGGGTTGTAGTTTTATTATATCTTTGGACTTTAATTGGACCAATATTATTAAGAAATAG
This region of Dictyostelium discoideum AX4 chromosome 3 chromosome, whole genome shotgun sequence genomic DNA includes:
- a CDS encoding TMS membrane protein/tumour differentially expressed family protein (Similar to TDE), which codes for MQSFMTGAPGHHIQSIKKSTSTRLVYVVFFLLVSIVAYILSYWTFSWFNNLDVLKICSKGDNECKGALVVYRLTFGLALYHILLGLVMINVKSAGDSRAKLQDGYWPLKILLLGVLIFVSFFIPNSFFRVYTWISIFSAAIFIFIQLVLLIECAYSLNESCVRKIEDEGHSGKKWYVLLCVLSFGSIALAVAGTVLMLVFYGRGSCSINQFYIVFNLGICLIVGVLSISEKVREYRPSSGLFQSGVVMLYCTYLIYSAINSEPPGTCSSNNTSSPKESTIIIGAVFTIISVCYSAFRSSDSTELLGNHNHYSSIPTDPNAETTGVADDECECTAYNYSFFHFTFACGAMYLSALLTNWATMTSTDITSSSTSSSNSTISVDSGMVSVWVKVVSSWVVVLLYLWTLIGPILLRNRVWD